In Bacteroidales bacterium, the genomic stretch GGTGTTTTAAAAAATACAAGCTACAGTTTCAAAACTCGTTTTGAAAACGAAATTGGAACTAACCCTGAAGAACTACTTGCAGTATCTCATGCAGGATGTTTCACAATGTCTGTTAGCGCAATTTTAACTGAAAAAGGATTGAACCCAACATCTTTAGATACCGAAGCAACAGTAACTATGGAAGGTTTAACTATAACTGGTGTTCATTTATCTATCAAAGGTTCCGTAATTGGTGTTAATGAAGAAGAGTTTAAAGCTATTACAAAGGAAGCGGAAAAGAATTGCCCGATATCAAAAACATTGAAAATTCCTATAAGTTCCGAAGCCCATATTGTCTCTTGAATTTTTATATGATAACAAATATAAAAAAATAACATATCCATATAGATTAATTTTGTGAATTCGATAAAAATTATAATTTTTGTAAAGTATAATTAATACTAACAAATAAATATATGGATTTCATCAACTATTATAAAATATTAGGAATAGATAAAACGGCAACCCAAGCTGACATCAAAAATGCTTACCGAAAATTAGCCAGAAAATACCATCCCGATTTGAATCCTAATAATAAAGATGCTAAAAAGAATTTTCAGCAAATAAATGAAGCAAATGAAGTATTGAGCGACCCCGAAAAACGCAAGAAATATGACCAATATGGAAAGGATT encodes the following:
- a CDS encoding OsmC family protein, whose amino-acid sequence is MKRTAKAHWSGNLKEGNGKLTTQSGVLKNTSYSFKTRFENEIGTNPEELLAVSHAGCFTMSVSAILTEKGLNPTSLDTEATVTMEGLTITGVHLSIKGSVIGVNEEEFKAITKEAEKNCPISKTLKIPISSEAHIVS